One Helianthus annuus cultivar XRQ/B chromosome 12, HanXRQr2.0-SUNRISE, whole genome shotgun sequence genomic region harbors:
- the LOC110894536 gene encoding ACT domain-containing protein ACR4 gives METTGRSYSRHMEDEYEKFIRRMNPPRVVIDNESCKNATIIQVDSANKHGILLEVVQVLTDLNFIVTKAYISSDGGWFMDVFNVTDPEGNKITDEGILDYIQKVLGSETSFTTSIKSVGSDRTVIELIGTDRPGLLSEVCAVLTHLKCNVLNAEVWTHNTRAAFIVQVTDDESGLAVTEPDRLSVIKQMLSNVLKGSNKARGAKTVVSHGAIHTERRLHQMMLEDRDYERNNSDSGLSEPELQRPDVNVVNWYDKDCSVVTIRCKDRPKLLFDTICTLTDLEYVVFHGHVDAEGPKAYQEYCIRHIDGSPVKSEAERQRVIQCIEAAIERRVSEGLKLELCTTDRVGLLSDVTRIFRENSLQVTRAEVTTRGGKAVNTFYVRDASGYPVDSKIIDSIRKEIGQTILKVKLNPRDSDQSPQESPTRFLFGGLFKSKSFCNFGLIRSYS, from the exons ATGG AAACTACCGGTAGGAGTTACTCTCGACATATGGAAGATGAGTATGAAAAGTTTATCCGGAGAATGAACCCGCCTCGAGTCGTAATCGACAACGAATCGTGTAAAAATGCTACCATCATTCAG GTGGACAGTGCTAATAAACATGGTATTCTTTTGGAAGTTGTGCAAGTGCTTACTGATTTAAACTTTATTGTTACAAAAGCTTACATTAGTTCTGATGGAGGCTGGTTCATGGATG TCTTCAATGTTACTGATCCAGAAGGGAACAAAATCACAGATGAAGGAATCTTGGATTACATTCAAAAG GTTCTTGGCTCTGAAACTAGCTTTACCACATCAATAAAGTCTGTCGGGTCTGACCgcacggtaatcgagttaatcgGAACCGACAGACCCGGGTTACTATCGGAAGTGTGTGCGGTTCTTACGCATTTAAAATGTAACGTGTTAAACGCCGAGGTGTGGACGCATAACACACGCGCCGCGTTTATAGTCCAAGTGACCGATGATGAATCGGGGTTAGCGGTTACCGAGCCTGATAGACTCTCGGTTATAAAGCAAATGCTTTCCAATGTGCTTAAAGGCAGCAACAAGGCTCGAGGAGCGAAGACCGTAGTCTCTCACGGTGCTATTCACACCGAGCGTCGGCTGCACCAGATGATGCTCGAGGATCGTGACTACGAACGAAACAACAGCGATTCTGGTTTAAGCGAACCTGAACTGCAAAGGCCCGATGTGAATGTGGTCAATTGGTATGATAAAGACTGTTCAGTGGTTACTATTAGATGCAAAGATAGACCTAAACTTTTGTTTGACACCATTTGCACGTTAACCGATTTGGAATACGTCGTTTTTCACGGGCATGTAGACGCCGAAGGACCGAAAGCCTACCAG GAATATTGTATTAGACATATAGACGGGTCGCCTGTGAAATCGGAGGCCGAGCGGCAAAGAGTGATCCAATGTATCGAAGCCGCCATCGAAAGAAGAGTATCCGAG GGTTTGAAGTTAGAACTGTGCACAACGGACAGAGTCGGGCTTTTATCTGACGTGACTCGTATTTTCCGCGAAAATAGTCTCCAGGTCACGAGAGCCGAGGTGACAACACGGGGTGGCAAAGCTGTAAATACGTTCTATGTCCGTGATGCCTCGGGGTATCCGGTTGACTCAAAGATCATCGATTCGATTAGGAAAGAAATCGGGCAAACGATTCTTAAAGTGAAGTTAAACCCTCGAGATTCGGATCAAAGCCCGCAAGAATCTCCCACTAGGTTTCTGTTTGGTGGTCTGTTTAAGTCCAAGTCTTTTTGCAACTTTGGCCTCATTAGATCCTATTCTTGA